GTGTTGCCCAACTCGCGCGAGGCCAAGGCGAGGCGCGTCATGCTGACGCGGGCAAAGGGACTTTCGGCCAGCACTACCGCGCCGTAGCGGTAGCCGCCCTCGCGGATGGCGCGTGGCAGCCACTCATCCACCAGCCAGGCGCGCTCGGCGTCGGAGTAGGGCACCATTTTGCGCTGGTCAATGAGCATTTTGCCCCAGCCTCGCCGCACCATGGCTTGTAGCACGTGCGTGAGCAGGGCCCGGAAGGCCACTTCCTCGCGCGGGGCGGCGTAGTAATCGAGCCGCAGGTAGTTCAGGGGTTCTTCCCAAACGCGCCCCGCGGCATTTTCAAAATAAACAGAGCGAGAAGCCATAGAAACAAAAAGAAGAGCGCCGCCCATCCGCGCTAAACTACAAAACGGCGCCTGGGGTTTGGGCCGGGCCCGCTAGGGCCCCCGGCGAATGACGGCTTCCACGTTGGTGAGGTCGTCGTAGTCGGGCGTCACCACGCCGCGGCCGGGGTTGTCGAGGTCGCGGATGGTGGTGACGAGCACGGCCACCGCGACGACGAAAATGATGGGAATAATCTGGCTGGGGTAGTCCTGGAAGCGGTTCATGAAGCCAATCATAAAGCCCATGGCCAGCGAGAGCACCACCAGCGCCACCAAAATGGTGCGCGGCGTGCGCTCGCGAAACGTGTAGAGCAGGGCGAAATAATTGGCGTTTTTGGCGGCCGCCAGCGTCAAAATCTGCTGCACCACGGGGCGGTCCGCGGGGGCCCCGGCCAGGTGGGCCAGCAGGCCGGCGTCGAAGGCCTGGTTGAGCGAGTCGGCGCGGTGCACCAGGCGCAGGCACTCAGTGGCGTTGGGGGTGGGGTGGGCCAGCTGGTCGCGCAACGACGCCAATAAGTACCTCCGCACCCGGGCCCGCAGCGCCGGCGGGTACAGCTGGCTCTGGCGGTGCAGGTCGGAAATGCTGTTGGCCTCGGCGTGCACCGTGGCGTCGCGGGTTTTGACGGCCGTGCCCGAGGCCACCATCGTGAAGGAAAGCAGCAGGCCGAACATGCTGAAAATGCCACCTTCTACGCCAATCGGCTTCCAGGCCCGCCCGTGGCGCAGGTACTGGCGCTGGGCCAGCCAGCTGCCCAGGTACACGGCCAGGCCCAGCCCCACGGGGTAGATGAAGGTGGCCCAGTACGAATCGACGACGGCCAGCCAGGCGGAAGCAAGCAAGAGGAACGGCATAAGCGGGCCGCAAAGAAACGCGCCCTTGCCGGTACGCCGCGTGAAGCATACCGGCCAGCGGTGCTACTTTTGGGCCCCCACCGTTCGCCTTTTGCGCCCATGAAACCGTCCCGCAAACCCGTTGTGCTGCGCCCGCCCACCCGTTTCCCCTCCGACCAAGTGGTGGAGCGCTGGGACGCCCGCCGCCTGCTGGCCGAGGGCCCCGAGTTCGAGCAGTTCCATTTCATCGGTGGCGACTTTGGCGGGGCCGACCTCAGCCGCCTGCGCTTCCTCGACTGCCGCTTCGAGCGCTGCAACCTGGCCGCGGCGCAGCTCAACCAAACCGCCCTGCAAAACGTGGCCTTCGACGGCTGCAAGCTGCTGGGCGTGCCCTTCGGGGCCTGCCGCGACCTGTTTTTTGGCGTGCACTTCGATCACTGCCAGCTGCGCTACGCTACCTTCGGGGGCCGCAAAATGCCGGCCACCCGCTTCGCCCACTGCACCCTCGACGAGGCCGATTTTACCAACGCCGACCTCACCGGGGCCCTGTTTGCCGACTGCTCGCTGGTCGGCACCGTGTTTCACGACACCCAGCTGGCCGGGGCCGATTTCCGCACCGCCACCGGCCTCGCCCTCGACCCCGAAGCCAACGGCCTCGCAGGGGCCCGTTTCGCCCTGGCCAGCCTACCGGGCTTATTGGAGAAGTACGGGCTGGTGGTGGAGTAAGGGAGCGGGTTTTTTTGTGCTGTGAAGGACCGTTTACAAGATTTAAAAGCCTAATGGCTTATTTAAATCACCGTTTTCCTGAACACTAGTTATTGATACCCAACTGGCGTCAATAGCGGATATCGAAGCGACCTTGTGTTAGTTCACTGGTCACGTAGGGCGCCCAGGTCTGACGCAGTTGTCCCTCAAACGTGCCTGCTATGATGTGGCGCACCGTGTCCACCTGCGTTAGCACAATGCGGCTGGTCGCGGCCGTGCTCAGGGCCAGCCGATGGGTGGCCTCCGTCGTCAGGTTGTCCTGCAGGGCAAATCCGGTTGGCACCGGTCTGACCGTGCCGGTGAACTGGGGCGAGCACCGGTAGCTTCCTGGCCCTCGGACGGAGTCCAATTGCAGCAAGAAGTCTTCCGTGTGCTGCGCGGTAGTAAGTCGAGTCGTCACGAGCAATCTAGGCAGTCCCGCTGGCCCGCGGTCGACCCTGGCCGAAAGCGTATTGTCATGGCAGGGACCTGAAAAAACGCACGTTTGCCCGTAGGTGGTCCACACACGTCCGTCCACTTGGAAGCCTAATGTATTGGCACCAACGGCGGTGGCGGGGGGCAGCCGCAACTCCGGCTCCGGGGTTTTGGAACGAGTACACCCACCCAGGAATAGGCAAGCACCCAGGAAAGCCATTGAATAGGGAACAAGCGTCATGTGGTGGAAGGAAAGTGGAAGGAAAAGCAAGAGCAATGTAACAGCATTGGGGTTGCATAGCACTGGCATGACCGTTTTTTTAATGCTCGTTTCCGCGAACAGATGCAATCAGCCTTACAACTAGTGGCCAGTTGCCCATATAGTGCGGTACGAGTTTACGAAACTCGTCTACGATTTAAAGTTTACGAAATAGCCCAAAGAGATGCGTTTCGTAAACGCCCAAAATGGAGTCTGGTCCCCCGCTAAAGTACCACGTCCAAGCAGCGGGGCGGTGGGGAAGAAAACCGCCCTTATTCCAAGAGTGGGTTTATAAGAAGCATTATGTAAGGCACCAAAGTAATGCCGCTGCAAAAACACCGCTGAATAACAACCCAACCAAACGCGGCGCCTGCCGGAACGCTCCCACTGCGTACTTTCCGGCCATGAAAACACTTTTCCTCGGATTACTGCTAACCGCCGGCCTGCTGGGGGCCCCGGCGGCGTGGGCCCAGCGCCAGCCGCAGCACGAATTGCAAATCACGCCGGCCACCGCGGCCTGGGGCTACTACGACGCCGCCGCGCCGCCGGTGCTGCGCATTAAGTCGGGCGAGAGCGTGCGGGTGCACACGCTCATCACCTCCAACCCCGCGCGGCTGGAAGGGGCGGGCGTGGCCCCGGCGCAGGTCGAGCAGTCCTTGCGCGACATCACCACGCAAGTAACCAACAAGGGGCCCGGGGGGCACATCCTCACGGGGCCCATTTTTGTGGAAGGCGCCGAGCCCGGCGACGTGCTGGAGGTGCGCATCCAGCGCATCAAGCTGGCCATTCCCTATGCCTACAACGCGTTTGGGCCCAAGAGCGGCTTCATTCCGGAGGACTTCCCGTACGCGAAGATGAAAATCATTCCGCTCGACGAGAAGCAGGGCGTGGCCCATTTCGCGCCGGGCATTGACGTGCCGCTACGGCCGTTTTTTGGCAGTATGGGCGTGGCCCCACCGGTGGCCGCGGGCCGCATCAACAGCGCGCCGCCCGGCATCCACGGCGGCAACCTCGACAACCGGGAGCTGGTGGTGGGCACCACGCTGTACTTGCCGGTGCACGTGCCCGGGGCCCTGTTTTTTGTGGGCGACGGCCACGCTGGGCAGGGCAACGGCGAGGTCGACATCACGGCCCTGGAAACCTCGCTCGTCGGCGACCTCCAGTTCATTGTGCGCAAAGACTTGCACCAGAAGCTGCCCCGTGCCGAAACGCCCACCGCTTACATCAGCATGGGCCTGAACGAGGACCTAACCCTGGCCGCCAAGGACGCGGTGCGCGAGATGATTGATTTCCTGGTGGCCACCCGCGGCCTAAGCCGCGACGACGCCTACATGCTGGTGAGCGTGGCCGGCGACCTCGACGTGACGCAGGTGGTGGACGGCACCCGCGGGGCCCACGTCATCCTGCCCAAAAGTATTTTCGGGAAAAAATAGGGCCCCGCGCCCGGCGCTCACGCAGCCGTTTGCCGCCGGGAGCGTATGTTTGAGGGGTAAACTTTAGGGGTGCCCCGCCACGTGGGGCTGAGACAATACCCTTGGAACCTGATGCGGATAATGCCGCCGAAGGGAAAAGTACTGGTCCGCACGCGGCCGCCCGATGGGCGCGCCGTGGCCGGCACCCACTATTGTTTGCGGTTCGCATTTCCCCAACTAATCAACTAGTTGCATGATCTGCTACGTAAATAATTTGCCCCACGAAGCCGCCGAACAGCAGCCGTTGCAGGAGCTGCTGGCGGCCCTGGGCTGGTCCAGCCGCGCGGCCTCGCCGTGGCCCTGAACGACGCTGTGGTGCCCCGCGCCGAGTGGGCCACCCGCGCCGTGCAGCCCCACGACCGCCTCACCATTATCCGCGCCACCCAAGGGGGCTAGGCGGGTGCCGGCTCCTTCCCTCCCCATTTTTCCGACGAAGAAAAAAGACCAGGCCCCCCAGCAGACGCTGGTGGCGCGCCAGCCCCTCACGGGTTCGCGCAAAGTGTACGTGCCCGGCACGCTGCACCCGCACATTCGAGTGGCGATGCGCGAAATCGAGCTGGCCGACACCGAGCGCAAGTCCGATTTCGGCTTCCCGTCGGAGCAGAACCCGCCCGTGACGGTGTACGACACCAGCGGGCCCTACACCGACCCGAACGTCGAAATTGACCTGAAAAAGGGCCTGCCGCGCCTGCGCGAAAGCTGGATTCTGGAGCGTGGCGACGTGGAGCAATTATCTGGTACTACCTCGGATTACGGCCAGCAACGCGCCGCCGATAACAGCCTGGACCACTTGCGCTTCGAGCACATTTCCGCCCCGTTGCGCGCCAAAGTTGGGGCCAACGTGAGCCAGATGCACCACGCTAAGCAAGGCCTCATCACGCTCGAGATGGAGTACATCGCCATCCGCGAAAACCAGCGGTTTGACGAGCTGCCGGCCGATGACCCGCTGCGGGTGCAGCACCGCGGCCATAGCTTCGGGGCCAACACGCCGGAGGGCCACATCACGGCCGAGTTTGTGCGCCAGGAAGTGGCCGCCGGCCGCGCCGTGATTCCCTCCAATATTAATCACCCCGAGAGCGAGCCGATGATTATCGGCCGCAACTTCCTGGTGAAAATAAACACCAACATCGGCAACTCGGCCGTTACGTCCTCCATTGAGGAAGAGGTAGATAAGGCCGTGTGGAGCTGCCGCTGGGGCGGCGACACGCTGATGGACCTGAGCACGGGCAAGAACATCCACGAAACCCGCGAGTGAATTATCCGCAACTGCCCGGTGCCGGTGGGCACGGTGCCGATTTATCAGGCCCTCGAAAAGGTGAACGGTAAGGCCGAGGACCTGACCTGGGAGCTGTTCCGCGACACGCTGATTGAACAGGCAGAGCAGGGCGTCGACTACTTCACCATCCACGCCGGCGTGCTGCTGCGTTACGTGCCGATGACGGCCAAGCGCGTGACCGGCATCGTGCCGCGGGGGGCTCCGTTATGGCCAAATGATGCCTGGCGCACCACCAGGAAAGCTTCCTGTACACGCACTTCGAGGAAATCTGCGAAATCATAAAAGCCTACGACGTGGCCTTTTCGCTGGGCGACGGCCTGCGCCCCGGCTCCATCGCCGATGCCAACGACGAGGCGCAGTTTGCCGAGCTGGAAACCCTGGGCGAACTCACCAAAATTGCCTGGGCCCATGATGTGCAGGTGATGATAGAAGGCCCCGGTCACGTGCCTATGCACCTCATTAAGGAGAACATGGACAAGCAGTTGCGCGAGTGCCACGAAGCCCCTTTTTATACGCTGGGGCCGCTGACCACCGACATTGCCCCCGGCTACGACCACATTACGTCGGCCATCGGCGCGGCCATGATTGGGTGGTTTGGCACGGCCATGCTCTGCTACGTAACGCCCAAGGAGCACCTCGGCTTGCCCAACAAGCAGGACGTGAAGGACGGCGTAATTGCCTACAAAATCGCCGCCCACGCCGCCGACCTCGCCAAAGGCCACCCGGGGGCCCAGTACCGCGACAACGCCTTGAGCAAAGCCCGCTTCGAGTTTCGCTGGGAAGACCAGTTCAACCTCAGCCTCGACCCCGACACCGCCCGCGAGTACCACGACGAAACCCTGCCCGCCGAAGGCGCCAAAGTGGCCCACTTCTGCTCGATGTGCGGGCCGCACTTTTGCTCGATGAAAATCACGCAGGAAGTGCGCGACTACGCGGCCAAACAGGACCTCACAGCGGCGCAGGTGCTCACGCAGGGCTTGCGTGAGAAGTCGCGGGAGTTCGTGGCCAAGGGCAGCGAGCTGTACCTGTAGCGTAGACTCTGCGAGTCCGCGCGTGGGTCCGTCTGTCATCCTGAGCTTGCGAAGGATCTTATTACCTCTGCGCCGATTGGGATTACTGCAAATCGCTGCGGCGTGATTTAAGGTCCTTCGCAAGCTCAGGATGACAGACGTTCTCAGTAACCAAGCGCTAATAATTAAGCCATGCGCCCCTACGTACTCACCATTGCTGGCTTCGACCCCAGCGCCGGGGCCGGCGTGCTGGCCGACGTGAAAACGCTGGAAGCCAGCAGCGTGTACGGGCTGGCCGTCTGTACTGCCCTCACGGTGCAAACCGACGCGGTGTTTGAGCGGGTGCGCTGGGTGCCGCTAGCCGACGTCCAAGACCAAATCCGGCCGCTGCTGGCGCGGTTTGAAGTTGGCTTCGTGAAGGAGGTTGGCCTCATTGAGGGCCTGCTGCTGCTGCTGGAATTGTTGCAGTGGCTGAGGGCCCAAAACCCGCATATTCAAGTCATTTGGGACCCGGTGCTGCAAGCCACGGCGGGCTACAAGTTCCACCCGCAACCCGACCCGCAGCTGCTGCAAGCCACCTGCCAGGAACTAGCGCTCATCGCCCCCAACCGGCCCGAAGCCCTGCGCCTCTGCCCTGCCGCCACGACCGAAGCGGCCGCCGAAACGCTGGCTGCCCAGTGCCCAGTGCTGTTGAAGGGCGGGCACGCCGCCGGGGCCCTGGCCACCGACGTGCTGCTGGCCGCCGGCCAACGGCACGCGTTTGGGGCCCCACGCCTGCCGCACGGCGCCAAGCACGGCAGCGGCTGCGTATTGTCTGCGGCCGTGCTGGCTCGGCTGGCGCTGGGCGACGACCTGCCCGCTGCCTGCCGGGCGGGCAAGGCCTATACCACCCGGTTTTTAGCTAGCAACGATACGTTGTTAGGGTACCACTCTAGAATATAAGATGATGAAAATTAATATATTACATTACTTGGTTGCCCATGCCGAAGCGGCTGAACTGGCTTGCCAAGGCGGGGTGCGCTGGGTGCAGTTCCGGGCGAAAAACCTGTCCTACGCTGAGTGGCGGCAGCGCGCGTCGGAAACCCAAGCTGTGTGTCGCCGCCACGGTGCCGTGCTCATCGTCAACGACAGCCCGGCGCTGGCGTTGGAAATTGGCGCCGACGGTGTGCACTTGGGCCAGCAGGACATGAACTCCGCGGAGGCCCGCGCCCTTCTGGGGCCCCACGTCCTCATCGGCGGCACGGCCAACACCTTTGCCGACGTCGAGCGGTTGGCCGCCGTGGGCGTGGACTACGTGGGGCTGGGGCCGCTGCGCTTCACCACTACCAAGGAAAAGCTAAGCCCGCTGCTGGGGCTAGCCGGCTACGCGGCTGTGCTAGGGCAGTGCCGGGCGGTGGGGCTGGCGCTGCCCATCGTCGGCATTGGGGGCGTGGCGCTGGCCGACGTGCCCGCGCTGCGGGCCGCCGGGCTGTACGGCGTAGCGGTGGCCGGGGCCATCGGCGGGGCCCCCAGCCCCGCGGCGACGGCCGCGCAGTTTCTCGCAGCATTGAATGAACCAGTTAAAACACTCGCATTATGACAACCCAACCCCCTGGTCATTGCCGGGCGCACGTTCACGTCGCGGCTCTCCACGGGCACCGGCAAGTTCAGTTCCTCGGGGCTGATGGAAGAGGCCCTGCTGGCCTCCGGCTCGGAGCTGGTGACGGTG
This genomic stretch from Hymenobacter sp. PAMC 26628 harbors:
- a CDS encoding acetamidase/formamidase family protein; translated protein: MKTLFLGLLLTAGLLGAPAAWAQRQPQHELQITPATAAWGYYDAAAPPVLRIKSGESVRVHTLITSNPARLEGAGVAPAQVEQSLRDITTQVTNKGPGGHILTGPIFVEGAEPGDVLEVRIQRIKLAIPYAYNAFGPKSGFIPEDFPYAKMKIIPLDEKQGVAHFAPGIDVPLRPFFGSMGVAPPVAAGRINSAPPGIHGGNLDNRELVVGTTLYLPVHVPGALFFVGDGHAGQGNGEVDITALETSLVGDLQFIVRKDLHQKLPRAETPTAYISMGLNEDLTLAAKDAVREMIDFLVATRGLSRDDAYMLVSVAGDLDVTQVVDGTRGAHVILPKSIFGKK
- a CDS encoding thiamine phosphate synthase gives rise to the protein MVAHAEAAELACQGGVRWVQFRAKNLSYAEWRQRASETQAVCRRHGAVLIVNDSPALALEIGADGVHLGQQDMNSAEARALLGPHVLIGGTANTFADVERLAAVGVDYVGLGPLRFTTTKEKLSPLLGLAGYAAVLGQCRAVGLALPIVGIGGVALADVPALRAAGLYGVAVAGAIGGAPSPAATAAQFLAALNEPVKTLAL
- a CDS encoding bestrophin-like domain gives rise to the protein MLASAWLAVVDSYWATFIYPVGLGLAVYLGSWLAQRQYLRHGRAWKPIGVEGGIFSMFGLLLSFTMVASGTAVKTRDATVHAEANSISDLHRQSQLYPPALRARVRRYLLASLRDQLAHPTPNATECLRLVHRADSLNQAFDAGLLAHLAGAPADRPVVQQILTLAAAKNANYFALLYTFRERTPRTILVALVVLSLAMGFMIGFMNRFQDYPSQIIPIIFVVAVAVLVTTIRDLDNPGRGVVTPDYDDLTNVEAVIRRGP
- the thiS gene encoding sulfur carrier protein ThiS: MALNDAVVPRAEWATRAVQPHDRLTIIRATQGG
- a CDS encoding pentapeptide repeat-containing protein, with the protein product MKPSRKPVVLRPPTRFPSDQVVERWDARRLLAEGPEFEQFHFIGGDFGGADLSRLRFLDCRFERCNLAAAQLNQTALQNVAFDGCKLLGVPFGACRDLFFGVHFDHCQLRYATFGGRKMPATRFAHCTLDEADFTNADLTGALFADCSLVGTVFHDTQLAGADFRTATGLALDPEANGLAGARFALASLPGLLEKYGLVVE
- a CDS encoding hydroxymethylpyrimidine/phosphomethylpyrimidine kinase — its product is MRPYVLTIAGFDPSAGAGVLADVKTLEASSVYGLAVCTALTVQTDAVFERVRWVPLADVQDQIRPLLARFEVGFVKEVGLIEGLLLLLELLQWLRAQNPHIQVIWDPVLQATAGYKFHPQPDPQLLQATCQELALIAPNRPEALRLCPAATTEAAAETLAAQCPVLLKGGHAAGALATDVLLAAGQRHAFGAPRLPHGAKHGSGCVLSAAVLARLALGDDLPAACRAGKAYTTRFLASNDTLLGYHSRI